The genomic DNA TTGACTACATATAAGCAGGTCATAATAACATATTTACCACCTTGGTTGTTGTTATCAGCAACGCAGAAGTCTTGGAGCTGGGTCGGATCAGTTGCCAGAGCACGGGGAACTGAAGCAAAGCCTACAAATGCTACCACGGTGAGCAGCGCAGCGAAGGCACGGGAAGCCATGGCTTCGTCTATGCTAGCTATGCCAATGTTTGCAAGTGATCGAGAGCTGCTTGTGCTCTACAACACTTGCCATGGGCACCAATTTATACTGTCGTAAAGGTAACTGCGGAGTAGTGGACTGCTTGCACGCTCTACTCCACGGTTCACCATCACTCACTGCTCACTGCACTGTGTAGTTTGAGTAGGCATTCCACGATGCTGCTGCCAATGGCTTACGCAGGATCTATTTGTGCCTTGTTACAGTCCCACTAACCGTGTTGTTTACATAGTGTGATCACGTGCCTGATTATGTGTACTCTTGTGGAATACATGCGTGCACGATATGGTTGGAAAAATGTGGGAGAAGATAACGAAAAATTTCAATCGGTGCAACATTCACCCACTAACAGAGATTTATATACCCCCACTTGTGACTTTGCATTGACCCGCATCCGTAACCAAGTGTTACTCCGTACTGGAAATTCTATAGGTGCACCTCCTGAGAAGGTGACTAAATTTTTCTTAAATGTACCGATCGCCACCTCTCTTCGGTTTTGTATAAAATAACACCCACTCTTTAAATCGCACCTCCAAGTCCTCTGCCACGCCATGGTAGCTTTGCTCCCACCTCACATCCCTAGGCCACTCCTCACTGAAACCTCAATAACGTGGAAAACCCACAGGAGAATACCCTTTCGGTATGCTTGCAATTGCTTGCTCTACCACCACCTACCCACTATTTACGGTAACCCACAAGAGCGTAATTAACAAAAATTATAAGTCCATCTGTGACTTTGGATCGATATGCATCAGAAAACAAGTGTTACTCCGTACTGGAAATTCTTTTCTGCACCTCATGAGAAGGTGACTAATTTTTCATACATATCTATTGAATCAAAAACCTCATAACTAATCACacctctcttctttttttataaattaaTTCCGACTCTTTAACTCACATCTCGAAGTCCTCCGCCACGCCATGCTAGCTTTGCTCCCACCTCGTCCCTTAGCCACTCTCAAGAACACGAAAAACCCACAAGAGAATACCCTTCGTTCTTTTACCGCCACCTACCCACTACTTAGGATTACCCACAAGAGAATAACAAAGATTTATATAAGCCCACTTGTGACTTTGGATTGATCCGCATCAGTAAACGAGCGTTACTCTACGCTAAAAATTCTACGGATGCACCTTCATGGAAGCTGGTGACTAAAATCTTCTTAGACATATCCATTGGATAAAAACCTCAAACCTAATCACCTCCTATTCTATTTTTGTATAAATCAATATCCACGCTTTAACTCGCGCCTCCAAGTCATCCGCCACGCCACACTAGCTTTGCTCCCACCTTCTCCCAAACCCTCTCGATTTCTCACATGCGCGCAGTTCGTAACATGCATCATCCACCAGACCACTAGGTCACTAACAAGGTTTCCATGAGCTCCACTTCAGTTGTGACGTTGGATACGATCGGTTCGTCAACAAGTATATATTGGTCTGCACTGGAAGTCCCACTCGTCTCCTCCGCAGCACTCCGGGACGGTACGGTGAGTAATGGCATTAGGTCATGGGCCATTCCCCAGTGTGCTTATCCTCCCCAGTGCATTAGTATTTGACTTTTAATTGCCCATGATTAGCGAGTGTGGCGGCTGTGTGCAAATGAGAAGGCTAGGGGTCACGATCTCACAGATATCTTGGAAAAAAGAAGCGCGATTATTCATAGCACCTACTAGCTAATCTCTGTGTTTATGTAGAGCAGGTTGTGACCTTTTTGAGGTTAACTTTTGATGTAAATCATGTAATGCTAGGGCCTATGACACGTATCGAGCGCAGGTGGTCTCATGGGACCTGGCATTGTTTGGAAAGAGAAGCTACCTTATTTTATAGACATGGTAAAAGCAGCAAATCTTGCACTTCAACGTAAGTGAATCATCAGATCCCCatgcatccgaatatccgacgGCCATTGTTAATATAACTCCTCCACTTCTTGTTCCGCTAGCTTGCGTCTTGCCATTTGCCAAATCGACTTCGAGTTGTTACTGCTCCTTCCGTTCGTGGCTGCCTGAGAGACTTCACTGCTTTCTCATCCATCTCCGATTCTAATTCCTTATACAATGTTGAACGTAAGTGTAAGAAGCATAACGACCTCACGAGACTTAGTTCGCTTGATGAACAGGTAGAGGAAACCTATAATACTGTAGTTTCTCCTATCAGCTTAGCCCTCATCTTTTTATGTTAGTACTATATATGTTGTTCTTTAATTTGCCTGAATTCCTGCAAAGACGTACTGTGGGAGTTATTAGTTATATCTCAGCATTTCATCGTTATACCAGACTAACGAATTACCACATCAGCTGGTGCAAGTTCCTTCTCCACCCGCTCTTAAAAGGGGGGCAAAAAAAGAGACCTAACTTCGTACGAACCATATGGTTTTCATTagaaagaagaagaataccAGAGATGGAACTTCCCAAAAACAAAAggtgaaaaaaaatacaaatcatCGACCACGATGGGACTCGAACCCACAATCTCCCGCTCCGGAGGCGAGCGCCTTATCCATTAGGCCACGCGGTCACTCTGTGGAAGGCTTACAGATAAGTTTTAAATATTCTAAAGTTCAACATCCAGGAGAATTGGGCTTTCTTCGTAAGAGCCCATCAGGCCTTCTTGGAGAGTGAATCTACAAGGCCCAACCATCCTTCCTGGCTTCGTCTTCTTCCTACGACTGGCCACATCGCCGCCGGttgacggccgccgcctccgtttCTCCTCTCCGGTTCGGCCCCTCAGTTCTCGCCGCTGGGCGGGTCTTCGGCACAGCTGACCTTCCTCTTGCAAAGGTATTCTGTTCCCCCTCCGCCCCTCACCTCTCCTATACGCTCCCTCTTACCGTTCCCCTCGTGAAACCTGAAGCTTCTGATTCTCACCGTCTTGTCCGCAGATCATGTCTAGAGCCTTAGCGCGTCGCCCGGCGCCTCCTTTCTTGAGATTGCGCTCCATCGTGTGCGACGATGGCTACTGGATGGGCAGATTGGACCACAAGGACTGGCTCGCCCCAAACGAGGTGCTCAAGATATTTGCCAACATCAGGGATCCTGGCCTGATAACCAGTGTGTTCAATAAAGCGTGCAACCGAAGAGACTACAAGCCCAGTGAGGCGCTCTACAGCTTGATGATTGACAAGCTGGCCTGCGCCAGGAGGTTCAGTGATGTGGAGGAGTTGCTGGCCAAGGCAAGAGCTGAAAAGTTCAGGTTTTCAGATGAGTTCTTCTACAGGCTGATCAAGATGTACGGCAATGTGGCAGAACATCCTCAGAAAGCCATCGACACGCTCTTTGCAATGCCTGGATATAATTGTTGGCCTTCTACAAAGACATTTAATTATGTTCTTCACATGCTTGTGTGTAAGCGGCAGTATGAGGTTGTCCATGAGATATACTCGAGCGCACCCAGGCTTGGGGTGACACTGGACACCTGCTCCTTCAATATTCTTGTCAAGGGCTTGTGCCAATTTGGTAAGATTGATGAGGCAATGTCTTTGCTGCATGAGATGCCAAAGCAGGGGTGCCAGCCTAATGTGACGACCTACTCGACTTTGATGCATTTCCTTTGCCAGCGCTGTCAGGTTGATAAAGCATTTGAGTTGTTTGAGAGAATGCAGAAGCAGGATATTGCCGCAGATACAGTTGTGTACAATATTTTGATCTCTGGTCTCTGCAAGGAGGAAAGAGTGACTGAGGCGTTTGGTCTGTTCAAATCAATGACGTCTGAAGGGTGCTATCCTAATTCAGGGACTTATCAGGTACTTCTTGATGGTCTCATCAGTTCAGGAAAGTTTGGGGAGGCCAAGAATCTGATTAGCGTCATGAGTACAGAAAGTGTGAGGCCCAGCTTCCAATCCTACAAGCTGCTGATCGATGGCCTCTGCAGTGATGACTGCTTAGATGATGCGCATCTTGTCTTGAAGCAAATGGTGGGCCAAGGTTTTGTTCCTCGAATGGGAACTTGGAGAAAACTTCTGACATCCATGTGCTAATATTGTTTTCATGTCGGTGATTTTATCAACCTAAGAAGACAACTGAGTGGGGACTGGAGAACTTCAAATTTTGCCAGGTTTTGCATATTGCAGCCATATCAGAAAGAGTCAGTGATATCAGACAAACCAAAATTCATCTACGAATGCTGCCTATAAGAACTAGTACATGATTATAGTTTGGTGTTAGCTTTCACGGATGTCAACCTGAAATGTATGGATGATGTGAGGCTGACAAAAGATCTATTCGATTCTGTAGGTTTGTGTCTTGAAATTAAATACTTTATGTGGAAAATTACATATCTATCCGTTCAGATAGTCTAAGGTTGAATTGTTAAATGTTGAATCTGGCTATCCACTTACAGTTTTGATGCTATCCACTTACAGCATGGAAAGAATCTGGTCAGTAAGGAAGCAGCTGCATAGAACAACACTGCTGTATCACTGTTTGACAGAAAGGAGAAAAGCCCTGAGTTAAAGCCTTAAAGGTAGAAAAGGCTAGGAAAAAAGTTATATTTATTGCATAATTCTTTGCAAAAACTTTGCAATTTATCATCTGAGTATAGCATGCATTTTGTGCAGTTGTTCTGTGTGGCCAAGCTGTCGAATCCGGATTCTTGCCTGAGTCTGTATAATGGTGCTGCAAAGGATTCATTCTCAAATTACATTCCGAGAAGTGGGGACAACAACTTATATGCTCACAGAGCAACATATCCTTCAGAAATCAGAATTACTCTGATTCGAGGGCAGACCTTTGGTCTAGGTAGTCTTTATGAGGATGTTGTGGTAGTCTGATAGCACCATCTCATTAAGTAATGGCTGACTAATGTGTACATTGTACTACTAGCCAACCATGTGCTATGCCTTGGACACCTGGACCATGAAAGTTGGGACCATGAAAGTTGGTGTAGTCGACTATTTGTACAGGAATAAAACTGTATTGCACTGGACAGTGATCGGTACAGTACTCCATTTCAATAGATCCaccatttttttctttccaaatACTGTGACTCTGAGAATTTGGTGACAGGATAACCTTTCCAGTTTCCCACACTGGGATTATTGTTGAGCCTCCAGTATGGAGAAGCTAGTGGTTGTAGTATCACCTCAAGGATAGGCTTATTTCTCTTCCCAccattttccatctttttttttaacgtcCAAAGCTGAGGTTCCTATACTTGAATCCTGGGCATGTGCTGCAGGACTGTGTCCACGTTGAGGAACATGTGCTGAACATTTCCCTGGGATGCCAACAAAGCATTCCTCACTGGCAGATCATCGGGCAGCTGCAATTGGGCGTAAAAGCTCAGGCTTTTGGTTTCTTTCACATCATTTCGTTTTGGCCATCCCATTCAGCTTTCTTCTGGCGTCGAACACGACTAGCAAAGCCAATAGCTGGGCGCTACTTGTCACCAAAACCATACCTACTTACTGAAGATGAAAGCTCTGGTTCGGGCAGCTCTCACTTCATTTCAGCTCCTCGCCTTGGCTGCCATGTCATTCAGGCTTGCAGGCAGGTGCCGGAGCACTATTGCCATGGGGGCCACTGCTCACCGGTGTTGAGTGAGTCCTGACCAAATTTTTGTCACCGATTGCAAGCCTCCCAAACCAAACGCACGCAAAACTGACCTGACCCAGTGCTCGCTCCAATAATTCAGAGGAGGCGTTAGGTTTGGCAGGGTGCGAtctaggccgtgtttagttggggaatttgggaggtgccaaattactgttacagcactgtagcacactgtagcgtttcgtttgtatttgtgaattattgtccaaatattgactaattaggctcaaaagattcgtctcgcaaagtacaacaaaactgtgcaa from Setaria italica strain Yugu1 chromosome VII, Setaria_italica_v2.0, whole genome shotgun sequence includes the following:
- the LOC101757240 gene encoding pentatricopeptide repeat-containing protein At3g14580, mitochondrial, whose amino-acid sequence is MSRALARRPAPPFLRLRSIVCDDGYWMGRLDHKDWLAPNEVLKIFANIRDPGLITSVFNKACNRRDYKPSEALYSLMIDKLACARRFSDVEELLAKARAEKFRFSDEFFYRLIKMYGNVAEHPQKAIDTLFAMPGYNCWPSTKTFNYVLHMLVCKRQYEVVHEIYSSAPRLGVTLDTCSFNILVKGLCQFGKIDEAMSLLHEMPKQGCQPNVTTYSTLMHFLCQRCQVDKAFELFERMQKQDIAADTVVYNILISGLCKEERVTEAFGLFKSMTSEGCYPNSGTYQVLLDGLISSGKFGEAKNLISVMSTESVRPSFQSYKLLIDGLCSDDCLDDAHLVLKQMVGQGFVPRMGTWRKLLTSMC